A section of the Triticum dicoccoides isolate Atlit2015 ecotype Zavitan chromosome 7A, WEW_v2.0, whole genome shotgun sequence genome encodes:
- the LOC119334240 gene encoding very-long-chain 3-oxoacyl-CoA reductase 1-like, with protein sequence MAASVWFFFSLASLGALHVFAVSVRLLASLAPCLRRPKDLRRRYGEWAVVTGPTSGIGRSMSLELARRGLNLVLVGRDPAKLRDVSETISRAHAVQTKTVLFDFSLVSTAQGDEAMRRLREAVAGLDVGVLVNNAGVAKPGAVYMHEVGVEAWARMIRVNVLALTEVTAAVLPGMVRRGRGAVVNMGSGSASVLPSFPLYSVYAGTKRYVAEFSRSLAVEYGNSGIDVQCQAPFLVETNMVSSAVKASLISQFVLTPDGYARAAVRWIGHGTLCVPNVAHRLQGWFVGLFPDFGTDAYRLEYNLRQRAILRRVKPWRKSQASSPVPANDEVGVGVRSD encoded by the exons ATGGCTGCGTCCGTATGGTTCTTCTTCTCGCTGGCATCGCTCGGTGCCCTCCATGTATTCGCCGTCAGTGTCCGCCTCCTCGCCAGCCTCGCGCCCTGCCTGCGCCGGCCCAAGGATCTCCGGCGCAGGTACGGCGAGTGGGCCGTCGTCACCGGCCCGACGTCAGGCATCGGACGCTCCATGTCCCTGGAGCTCGCGCGGCGTGGCCTCAACCTCGTCCTCGTCGGCCGTGACCCCGCCAAGCTCCGGGACGTCTCCGAGACCATCTCCAGGGCTCACGCCGTGCAGACCAAGACCGTGCTGTTCGATTTCTCCCTCGTCTCCACCGCGCAAG GGGACGAGGCGATGCGGCGGCTCCGGGAGGCCGTGGCGGGGCTGGACGTAGGGGTGCTGGTGAACAACGCCGGGGTGGCGAAGCCGGGCGCGGTGTACATGCACGAGGTGGGCGTGGAGGCGTGGGCGAGGATGATACGGGTGAACGTGCTGGCGCTGACGGAGGTGACGGCGGCGGTGCTGCCGGGGATGGTGCGGCGGGGCAGGGGCGCCGTCGTGAACATGGGCTCGGGGTCGGCGTCCGTGCTCCCCTCCTTCCCGCTCTACTCCGTCTACGCCGGCACCAAACGGTACGTCGCCGAGTTCTCCAGGAGCCTCGCCGTGGAGTACGGGAACTCAGGCATCGACGTGCAGTGCCAG GCCCCGTTCCTGGTGGAGACGAACATGGTGTCGAGCGCCGTGAAGGCCAGCTTAATCTCGCAGTTCGTGCTGACCCCGGACGGCTACGCGCGCGCGGCGGTGCGCTGGATCGGGCACGGCACGCTCTGCGTGCCCAACGTCGCCCACCGATTGCAGGGGTGGTTCGTCGGCCTCTTCCCGGACTTCGGCACAGACGCGTATCGCCTGGAGTATAATCTGCGGCAGAGGGCCATCCTTCGGAGGGTCAAGCCGTGGAGGAAATCGCAGGCGAGCTCTCCTGTTCCTGCCAATGACGAGGTTGGTGTTGGTGTTCGGTCGGATTAA